The sequence CTGCCACGCCCCTCGCGCGGCCCTTCCAATCAGAGCGGTGCCAAGGGAGGAGGGGGTGGGGCCCGGCCGCCATTTTGTTGGCGGCGTGGCGGACGCGAAAGGAACCCCCTGGTTACGGCGCGGCGGGCGGTtgcgcgggggcggcgctgccAAGATGGCGGaagcggcggcggaggcggcggcggagctgctggagcgggCGTGCCGGCCCGAGGCGCCGCTGGAGGAGCTGCGGGCCCTGCGGCTGGCCGTGCAGGCCGTGCCGCCGGCCGCCCTCCGCCCCCGCCTGCGCGACGCCCACCTGGGCGCGCTCTTCGGCCTCCTCAGCGCCGGTGACCGGtgagcgcggccccgccgccggcctggcctagcccggccctgccgcctcccctctcccttccccccggCGCTCTTTCCCCTCCCCGCCATTCTCGGagcgggggctggcgcggctgaGGGCCTCGGCCGTGTCCCCTCTCCTCAGGGTGTCCCTGTCCCTCGCAGGGAGCAGGTGTCTGCGTGCGTCGCCATCCTGGAGCGGCTGCTGCAGGCCCTGGACCCGCCCTACCTGATCCGGAACCTCCGAGAGGAGCTTCAGAAAGGCCTTTTCCATCCCGACGACTCCGTGAAAATCCTCACCATATCTCAGGTATGGCTTCCCACCCCTGGCCTTCCAGCTTGGCCAGAGTTCCATCTTGGGCCAGGCTGGGTTACTCTGATCTCTGACTGATAATTATTTTTGAGCTAAACTATGAGAAAAGCACTGTGCTAAGTGTTAACTGCAGGAGCGATGCTTGTATGGGCTCCTGCAATTTTGGACACTACTGTACAATATGTAGGTGTATAATACTTAATGATGTGGCTGTTAAATGTCATGCATAAAACTGTATCTTGACAGAGGTAACTTATAAATGAATCCTCTGTGTATTGGTGACTCTAATTGTTTTTGTGTACAGTGTTCTTAGCCAACACTGACAGCAGGTGCTACAGGAATTAAATACAGCAACAGTTTTGCTATTTGGGGTACTTTGAACAATATTGTGAAAATACTGTAGCGGATTAGACTGTTTGTAGTAACTTGGTATTTGTTGCGTTAACTTAAAAGAACAGAATCTGGGAATGATGTAgtttagaagggacctctggaagtgtTGGGTTCaacccccagctcaaagcagggccgGTTtacagcaggctgctcagggcattATCCAGTTTTGAACACTAAAGAATGGAAATTCCACCTTTCTGGGTAgctgttccactgcttgactgttctcatggtggaaaaaaaaaaaattggtcctAATAGACCTTACCGTGTTGCGATTTGTTGCTGTTGCAGTGCACCTTCAAATATGAGTCTGGTTGTGTCTTCTGTATACTCTCCCATTATGTAGTTGAAGATAGCAGCATGATTTCCTCTTAGCCTTCTCTTATTTACCCAGGTCTCTCGGCCTCTCCTAgtatgtgctccagccccctaatcattCTGGTGACCCTCCACTAGGCTtgttccagtttgtcaatgtTTACTTGACTCTTTTATGCAACTGCATCTGGAGTACAAAATGTGCCCAGTTCTGTAGTCCCTGCTACAAGAAAAAAGTTGAGAAATTTGAAGAGTTGAGTCTTTCTCAAATTAAGAgaatatgagtgtgtgtgtgtatatatatatgactgTAACTAAACTAATAGTGTATTTAATCATCTTCTTAGGTTGGGAGGATTGTTGAAAATTCAGATGCTATTAGAGAAATTATCAACAGTCCTGAATTATTACGGCAAATAATCTGTTGCATTGGTGGAGAGAAAATAGCTGTGGCTAAAGAGGTAAGCATtgctttctctcccccttcccccccccccccccaacaaattAACTGATGTAGAAAAGGTATTCTGTGTGGTGGGCACTGTCTGAGTAGTCTGTCATCTGAGATGACATCTCTCTTCCCCTTTGAAGAAAAGGGAGCTTATGTAGGTTGAAAGACTAGTATCAGTTATGTGGTAAAAAAACCTAGCAAGTAGGTGCCCTATGTCAAAAGTTAATTAAATGGGGTAGAAAATCTTACCCAGGATTGCCGTCTTCCAGTAGCTATTGACCCTGAAGTAAACTTGTAGATCTGAACTTAATGCCAGAGACTTGGTTCACAGTAACCATAACTAGCTTTCAGCAGAGATGTGAGTAATTGTCACTGAAAAATGAATAGAAGTTAGAATTTTAGCTGCATAACTATGATTTAATATGTTAGCAAAGAATGGTTTAAACTAACTCTGATTGGcctgagttttcttctgtttatgtcTTATGATGAGCAACTGTTTTTTGTTTGCAGGCCATCAAATCTCTCTCAAGAATTGCACAGACACAAGAGGGCTTAGAGGCTTTATTTGTGAGCAGTTTGTTGAGTGACTTGAAAAATGTCATGGCAACAAATGACATTGTACGGTATAGAGTGTATGAGGTAAGAATGAGATAAATGTTAGCGTTTGAGTTGCAGGGTGTTGCAGTTCTCTTGGACTGTAGTTCTGAGTTAAATCTGcatttttacagcttttaaaacaGCATTCAGTTTTAACTGCTATACaaacttttcttcatttctaCGTTTTTGTCAAGATTAAAAAAGAGTAAGAAGGTTAGAGCAATGTTGATGCTGAAGTAGcgtcttaatttttttctcccttatggTGCAAAGGTGTGAAGAACCCAAGCACTATTTACATCTTATATTTTCTAGTATGTTGTGCTTAGGGTATTGGAAAGGCTACACAGTGTTACATTAAAGATATAATAGAATGTTTGCTTCtctgaaagtaaaaacaaaatagtTTCTGCAGTCTCATTACCTTGGGATGTGAAGGGGGAAGAAACAGAGATGCTGAATGTGTCATTCTGGATAAgtatggaaaaggaaaaataatgtgaTTTAGACGTTCTAGAGCTTAATAGGAATAGCAATGATGACTTTCTGAAGAAAgtgtgaaaagaaagcaaatgcacaTGTTGTAAACCTGGAATTCTTTATGAACTTGTTCTTGGGCAAATGTTTAGATGTATTAAGCAACACTAAATCCCATCTTTAATATGCTTATAGGCTTAATTTGTAAGATAGGATTGTGAAGTGTTAACATTATAATGTTTTTACAAACcactctttttcccccccccccccatgcttttATTTAGTTAATTGTTGAGATCGCTTCAGTGTCAGCTGACTCGCTAAATTACTGTGCAAACAGTGGATTAATATCAGAATTAATTGGAGAGTTGACTGGAGATGATGTGCTGGTCAGGTATGTTGGTAGTGAGTTTGCCACATTGTTAAAACACAGGTGTTCACTCAGTAACCTTCTTCTAACAcatttgtgtgtgtttcttttgGAACTCTCTTCAGGAAAACTATTtactcccccacccccacccctctctTTAAATAGTCTTGTATGTAAAATACTGTTTACTTAAGTTTGAGAATGAAGATGAAGGTTTCCCCAATATGTTCCAATAGTTTTGATGTTGGGCTGCAACATCAGCACTTTTTGTGTGTTTCTTAAAGAAAGATAGCTGAGTGAGCTTGGAGGGATGTTGGACAGTTATatggattttctttattttctttttatactttaagaagaaaaatagtttctcTAATCTTAATCTCTAGGTATTCTAAAAATGTATCTGAATAGGACAAATGAACTGTTTGTCTGTTGCAGAGCTACGTGTATAGAGATGGTAACCTCACTGGCTTATACTCCCCATGGACGCCAGTATCTTGCTCAACAAGGAGTTATTGATAAAATTTCCAATATTATCATTGGTGCAGAGTCTGATCCTTTCTCAGGCTTCTATTTACCAGGTGAAATTATGCATTTCTTGTTTCCAGTGTTAATTAATGCTTGCTTTTAATAATGTGTTAAATTGAGAGGACTGTTAAGCCTCAGTTTTGAAAGTTTATGTGAGTTTTTTGCATATTAGAACTCATCATGTATTGGGCATATACAAAAAAGGCTGAAGGACAGTCTAATATGTGAATAATGCTTTTTACTAAGTGGTAGAAAAGATAAGATTTGGACAGACTACTGTAAATGTGAAGTTTAAGTATTACTGTAGTCTTTGAACtcaacacccccccacaccccccgctaAAACCTGTTAAATAAAGAATTAAGAAGCTGCTAGACAAGTTCATCTTGTAGTCATAGAGAAAGTGTCGCCACCTGAGCTATGCAAAGGATATTTCTAGGTTATGTTGCTGCATTTCATATTCTTAAGTTTCCCTTGAGAGCCAAGGGAAACTTGCGTTTCCTCTGTATTATTGCTTCTTCAAAATACTGACTTGTTCCTTGGTGTTATCTGTATTCTGATGCATTTCGAAACAACAGTATTTGCATTTAACAATACCTGtttaacagtggaaaaaaaatcttaattctgGGATAGCCAAAATCATTGTTATTGTACCCTGAATATTTTTTGTCTTGTCAGGATTTGTTAAATTTTTTGGAAATCTGGCTGTGGTAGACAGCCCACAGCAGATCTGTGAACGATACCCTGTGTTTGTGGAGAAAGTCTTTGAAATGGCAGAAAGTCATGATCCAACCATGATCGGAGTGGCTGTCGACACGCTAGGAATCCTGGGATCAAATGTGGAAGGCAAACAGGTTTTGCAGAAAACTAGTTCGTATCGTTTTTTTCCTATAATAATACTCTCAGTATATCATGTGAGATTGACTTCACATGGTATAATAGGGGAAAAGAAttgaaaaatacatatatttctcTAATTCTCATAATCATGGGTGTCTGAATAGCTGTGGAACAGCTATTGGTTGTTGTTAACAATCTTGCCAGGCATGGCAGTGTGAAATACCTGGTAACTAGAATTCTGGTATTGCAAGCATGACTTGAGTGAGTCTTTTTTTCTAGTGAGTTGCATCATACAAATCCTCAGTGATGTTGTAATTTTAGATTCCTTTGGTCCTACTGATCTCATGGCCTTCTCCCcactcaggcaaagaaaatacaaatgatcATCTAatgacacttctgttgaggaCTGCATTGTTTCTCTTAATATAAAGTGGTCCTGAGTATTGAAATGAGGTGCTAGGCTTCTTGACACTAgtgcaagttttctttttttttatgtgaaaatcTGTGTTAGCAGATAGCTATTGAAGCATTGTAGAATGGGATTGAAGATTTCTAATCACAAATATACTTGTGTCCATACTTCCCAAGCTAACTCAATTATCTGTCATGTATAGCTTTCTTTTTGGAAGCTTTTGGATAGTCCAGGGATATGAATGAACATaaagcttttgtgttttttttcctttaccttaGAGCCacatgaagcaaaagaaattttgcaCGGATTTAACTATAATAGATTAAGAAACTGCCTTTCTTGGGTTGTGTATCCAGTGCTCTTTCTACTAGTTTTAGTATGATGTCACTGATAGCAATTTTCTATTCCTGTAGAGATCTGTCCAAACTaaatgaaagcattttgttttttattttcaaaggaagTAGATTTCAAAATCTGTTAAACAGAATAGGGCACCAGGCAAAGAATGCCCCAACGGAGTTAAGACTTCGATGCTTGGACgccatttcctctcttctttactTGCCTgtaagtaagtgtgtgtgtgtggggggggagggggttgttttgttttgtttttttaatctgagaacTAAATTATTGTGCATCTAACTAATGGTGTGAAGACCTTTTGCAGCATCTCAGGTGCCTATTCCTGAATATCCCAAATCATTAACTTTACTGTTTTGAAATTCACTGATTTGTTTGATGCTGAAGGTAAACATTTGAGTGTGTTTATAAGAAGCCACATGCTCGGAGTTTGTTTGTAAACCTTGAAATCAAGATAACATCGTCAAGGGAAGCAGAGTAAACAGTATAATATTCTTGTGCTTTAAAGGGATCATGGTACGCTGCTTAAGCCTTGTGTGTGTTGTTTAAGTCCAGTGACCTAGTTTTAATAGTGTAGTTTTGATTGTGCCATTTTCACTTATCTTGCAGGACTACACTCCAGCAGTAGTGTTCCAAAATAGATTAATTCTGTCCTTCAAGCTtaatgaaatacagaaagttACTTATTCAGGAAATAAgtttaaattatttcagtttaaTCTGTTGGTGGTATGGTCCGTTTTCATTAACTTCCTTACCTATTGAAAAGATACTCAAAACTTGAAAGCTATTCATAATTCTAACcaaattctttcatttctgtgcttttctctGTCCGTAGCCAGAGCAGCAGACGGAAGACCTTTTGAGAATGACCGAATCATGGTTCGCATCCTTGTCTAGCCAACCCTTGGAACTCTTCAGGAGTATCAGTACTCAGCCATTTCCTGATCTCCACTGTGGGGCTTTAAGAGTATTTACTGTAAGTttacttctttttaaagatgGGGTAGTGAATTCTATTGCCATTCAAAGTCAGATTGTGACAATGAGTGTCACAAACTTCTTGTTGAAATAAGGCCTCTTCCCCTGTGCTCCCGTTGCATTCACTGTTTGAATAATTCAACAGATGGGTCAGGTCTGCAGTGCTTATTTTCTTGTAAAGTTGGGAGGGGAACCCTCCAAACCTGGATTTTTAAGAGGCTACTTTGTCAGATACACTGCTTTAATAATTCATTTACAATGTGAAAGAGAAGCACTGAGCTCTGCTTGGTTTCCAGTGATGAGCACTGCTGTTTGGACAGGTTATATCACTATTGTGTAGTACGAATATCCCACTTCAGTTTTAATTTGTTCCTTGATTATAGCTTAAGTCTCCTGTGTTACTAGTTTAGGTTTTTCaaaatgagtgtttttttttctcttcacgtTTAGGCTATTGCAAACCAACCATGGGCCCAGAAGTTGATGCTTGACAGTCCTGGGTTTGTGGAATATATTGTAGACAGATCTGTGGAACCTGATAAAGCTTCAAAGGATGCCAAATATGAACTGGTTAAGGCTCTTGTAAACTCTAAAACAATTGCGGAAATCTTTGGAAATCAATATTACTTGAGGCTTAGGGCTTACTTGCATGAAGGCCCTTACTATGTTAAGGCGGTTTCTACTACAGCTGTGGAAGGAGCAGAATAGTGTCATAACAGTAGCTTGTCTCAGTTCTCCTTCTTGCAAACTATATTACTGAAATAGCTGTTACGATTCTCCCACACTGGAGTCATTTTTAGATTGCCTTTTCAAAGAAACTTGAAGTATTTGACTCAATTTGAAGTAAGTCATGAGTGCAAGTTGTAACCCATAGGGCACAGTGTTATTTCCCTTAGTCTCATGGCATAAATCCTCTGTGTACTATCCTGAGACAAGTAACCAAGGTAAGCACTCTATCAACTGCAGACTCTGTGTTATTTTGCAGAAACTATCAGTGTTTAGTTAAACTGTTCTTGGGCTTGTAGTTCCTATCATGTTTTCTCAGTAGATTATacttcaattaaaaaacaaacaccaaaacaCCTTGAGGTTCATTACCTCAGATGCTGCCGTGGTttctcttactctttttttttccttccttatacCTGCCTAAGTTGGCACTCACGTGGAAAATGCTCCTTTAGCCAGTCATGTTCTGTCAGAAACCTAGTTGTTAAAAATAAACTAGTAACCTTCTAAAGGGTTTGTGCCCACATGAGGGAGTACAAACTGGATTATCTTTTATTATCAATTTGCTGGATGTAAGTCTTGTTTGAATAAAGTAATCCTAAATATTGTTTACATTTTATGCTGAGAATGACAAGAAAAACTTttagcccttaaaaaaaaaaaaaaaagcaaactataATGTATAAAACCAAGCTTGGGAGCCTTGTCTCTCTTGTTAACTGCTACTTTGTATGGCAGTTCAGTTTACGTGCTCAAAAGGAGCATGAGCTATAGTGCTGTAAGTCTACTTCAGAACCAAATCTTAAATTGTTTACACTATTTTTTATCAAGCTTTTTAGTtttgtgttatttaaaaaaagcacaagatTTTAGTTGCTTGAGTTGTAATAAATGGGGTAGGAACAAAAAGCTTTCATGTTTAAATGCTTAAATGGAATTGAGGAGGAAACAAATATAGTACCTCATGAGGCTTTATATCTCCCTCTGAAGATGGTTAGCTAGCATATGGGGTGTAAGGCTAGCTGTACCACTGGCCACATCAGTAAGTAGTGGTGATGTGTCTTAGTCTGTAAACAAAGACCACGATGTGCTTCATACCAaaagcttcttatttttcttGAGAGCGTAAGAAACAAATTTGAGGCCAAGCTGGAGGAAACAATAAAACACAAGGTTACTGAAATAACTCAAAAAGTAGTAGTGTGTGTCAAGTCAGGTGTGCCTCTGTGGAAAGTGCTTGCCTCTGTCCTCCCTCTGCCAAGTGACTTGGGATA comes from Apteryx mantelli isolate bAptMan1 chromosome 21, bAptMan1.hap1, whole genome shotgun sequence and encodes:
- the PSMD5 gene encoding 26S proteasome non-ATPase regulatory subunit 5 isoform X1 is translated as MAEAAAEAAAELLERACRPEAPLEELRALRLAVQAVPPAALRPRLRDAHLGALFGLLSAGDREQVSACVAILERLLQALDPPYLIRNLREELQKGLFHPDDSVKILTISQVGRIVENSDAIREIINSPELLRQIICCIGGEKIAVAKEAIKSLSRIAQTQEGLEALFVSSLLSDLKNVMATNDIVRYRVYELIVEIASVSADSLNYCANSGLISELIGELTGDDVLVRATCIEMVTSLAYTPHGRQYLAQQGVIDKISNIIIGAESDPFSGFYLPGFVKFFGNLAVVDSPQQICERYPVFVEKVFEMAESHDPTMIGVAVDTLGILGSNVEGKQVLQKTRSRFQNLLNRIGHQAKNAPTELRLRCLDAISSLLYLPPEQQTEDLLRMTESWFASLSSQPLELFRSISTQPFPDLHCGALRVFTAIANQPWAQKLMLDSPGFVEYIVDRSVEPDKASKDAKYELVKALVNSKTIAEIFGNQYYLRLRAYLHEGPYYVKAVSTTAVEGAE
- the PSMD5 gene encoding 26S proteasome non-ATPase regulatory subunit 5 isoform X2 translates to MAEAAAEAAAELLERACRPEAPLEELRALRLAVQAVPPAALRPRLRDAHLGALFGLLSAGDREQVSACVAILERLLQALDPPYLIRNLREELQKGLFHPDDSVKILTISQVGRIVENSDAIREIINSPELLRQIICCIGGEKIAVAKEAIKSLSRIAQTQEGLEALFVSSLLSDLKNVMATNDIVRYRVYELIVEIASVSADSLNYCANSGLISELIGELTGDDVLVRATCIEMVTSLAYTPHGRQYLAQQGVIDKISNIIIGAESDPFSGFYLPGSRFQNLLNRIGHQAKNAPTELRLRCLDAISSLLYLPPEQQTEDLLRMTESWFASLSSQPLELFRSISTQPFPDLHCGALRVFTAIANQPWAQKLMLDSPGFVEYIVDRSVEPDKASKDAKYELVKALVNSKTIAEIFGNQYYLRLRAYLHEGPYYVKAVSTTAVEGAE